The genomic DNA CCGCACCGGCCAAGCCCGGAGTCACCTTCAAGGATACCGGAGACGACGCCAAGAGCGAATAAGCTCAAAGCATATCGTGCCGAGGTGGTGGAATTGGTAGACACGCTGTCTTGAGGGGGCAGTGGAAGAAATTCCGTGGGGGTTCGAATCCCCCCCTCGGCACCACGAGAATAAGAGGGTTGCAGCTAACAAGCTGCAACCCTTTTTCTTTTTTGCGATCGGTTACAGCTAAAAGGCCCGAAATACCGTGGTTGAGTCAAGTGTGCCAAACCGGTGGGTCAAACTCTCTCGAAAACCAGGGGGGAGATGAGGCTGTTTCCGTATGCAACTAACGCCATTGTGCTCCCTCGGCACCGTTAGTCCGGTGAGCCCCCCCCCAGCTTTGCTGGGGGACCAGCAAAGTTTGACTTATGTGGGAATAGCATAAAGCCTCCCCTGGTGAGCTGCTCAAAGTGAGCACAGGAGAGGCTTCATGAAGTGCAATTCAAGCCTATGTCACACGCGGTGGGGCTGCAAGTATCACATCGTTTGGATACCCAAGTGCCGCCGGAAAATCTTGTTCGGAAATATTCGGACGTACTTGGGAGAAGTCTTCCATAAGTTGGCAAATCAGCGTGAGAGCCAAATTTTGGAAGGGCATTTATGCAAAGATCACGTGCATATGTATATCGCGATTCCATCCAAATACTCCGTGGCGCAAGTCGTTGGTTTCATAAAAGGAAAAAGTGCAATCCACATAGCTCGTGAAGTCCAGGATCGAGCGCGTGGTTATGCTGGCCAAAGCTTTTGGGCAAGAGGGTACTTCGTTTCGACCGTGGACGAGATGAAAAGTGATTCGCGAGTATATCCGTAAGCAAGAGCAGGAAGATCAGCGAATCGAGCAACTGAAATTCCGCCTTTAGGCGGTTCTTAAAGCCGCTTTGAGCGGCTCACAAACTTAAGCCCCCGGCTTTGCCGGGGGTACTATGACTCGGTTATTTTTTTGTCTTCATACTTCGGATTTCATAAGTCGACATTTCCAAGGTGAGCATAGCGCCTTAGTTGTAGTTGCAGTTCCAGCCGTCGGCATCGAAATATCTGACGCTTTCCACACTGGGATTAAGACGGACCGAACTTCCCAGCTCCGGGACGGCCTCTCGCGTATCCCTGCGGCTGATGGTGTTTATCCCCAACTCTTCAACATTGCAGTAGATCAAAAAGGTCGATCCCAGGTCTTCAATATTGGTGACCACAGCCCGCAGTCCGGTTTCGTTCATGTCGGTGTGGACACGCAGCCGGCTTGGTCTCACCCCGATGGAGCATTCGCCTTGCAGGTTGGACGGGGCCGATATCTTGATTTCTCCGATCTGCAACACGCCCGATTCAACGACTCTGCCCGGAATGATATTGATTTTGGGGGAGCCAATGAACTCCGCAACGTCCCGGTGTTTGGGATTCCTGTAAATGTTCCTGGGGGCATCGACCTGGATGAGCTGGCCGTCCATCATCAACGCAACCCTGTCCGAAAGCGTCATAGCCTCTTCCTGGTCGTGCGTGACATAGACGAAGGTGGTGCCCAGGCGGCGGTGGATGGCCGCCAGTTCGGTACGCATGTGGGCGCGCATTTTCGTATCGAGATTGGAAAGCGGTTCGTCCATTAAAAAGACTTCGGGATTCCGGACCATGGCCCGTCCAAGCGCCACCCGCTGCCGTTGGCCGCCGGAAAGCTGCGAGGGCTTACGGTCGAGCAGGTTTCCGATGTCCAGCACATTGGCGGTTTCTTCGACTTTGAGCCGGATCGAGTCGTGGACGGATCGAGCATTGCCGATGAACCGTCCGGCAAACGGTATGCGCTGGAAAGCGGATAGCCCTCGCATGACCAGCGGCATGGACATGTTCTGTCGGACGGTGAGGTGCGGATACAGTGCGTAAGACTGGAAGACCATGGATACTTTTCTATTTTTGGGCGTCACGGCGGACACATCCTTGCCGCCGATAAGAAGCGTTCCATCCGTCTGCTGTTCCAGGCCGGATATAATGCGTAACAAGGTGGACTTGCCGCATCCCG from Pseudodesulfovibrio thermohalotolerans includes the following:
- a CDS encoding ABC transporter ATP-binding protein is translated as MASITIDNIQKSYGATKVLKDISLDIKDGEFISLLGSSGCGKSTLLRIISGLEQQTDGTLLIGGKDVSAVTPKNRKVSMVFQSYALYPHLTVRQNMSMPLVMRGLSAFQRIPFAGRFIGNARSVHDSIRLKVEETANVLDIGNLLDRKPSQLSGGQRQRVALGRAMVRNPEVFLMDEPLSNLDTKMRAHMRTELAAIHRRLGTTFVYVTHDQEEAMTLSDRVALMMDGQLIQVDAPRNIYRNPKHRDVAEFIGSPKINIIPGRVVESGVLQIGEIKISAPSNLQGECSIGVRPSRLRVHTDMNETGLRAVVTNIEDLGSTFLIYCNVEELGINTISRRDTREAVPELGSSVRLNPSVESVRYFDADGWNCNYN